Proteins encoded within one genomic window of Citricoccus muralis:
- the trxA gene encoding thioredoxin, translating to MSTIDVTDQDFQQKVLESDKPVLVDFWAEWCGPCRMLTPVLEKMAEQYADKITVAKVNVDENPGIASQYGITSIPAVFAFKDGEKVATSIGAKPQQALEAEFADLLQ from the coding sequence ATGAGCACCATCGACGTCACCGATCAGGACTTCCAGCAGAAGGTTCTCGAGTCCGACAAGCCAGTGCTGGTCGACTTCTGGGCTGAATGGTGCGGTCCCTGCCGCATGCTGACGCCCGTCCTAGAAAAGATGGCTGAGCAGTACGCCGACAAGATCACCGTTGCCAAGGTGAACGTCGACGAAAACCCCGGCATCGCATCGCAGTATGGAATCACCAGCATTCCGGCCGTGTTCGCATTCAAGGATGGCGAAAAAGTGGCCACCTCGATCGGCGCCAAGCCGCAGCAGGCACTCGAAGCAGAGTTTGCCGATCTCCTGCAGTAA
- the trxB gene encoding thioredoxin-disulfide reductase, whose product MTETAPASENIHDVVIIGSGPAGYTAAIYTARASLNPVVFTGSVTAGGELMNTTDVENFPGFPEGILGPELMGHLEAQARRFGADIQYEDVVEADLQVQPKKLTLGNGDVHYARSVILATGSAYRELGLDGEKRFSGHGVSWCATCDGFFFRDQNVAVVGGGDSAMEEALFLTKFADKVTVIHRRDELRASQIMADRALQHPKIEFLWNTGVEDLTGEDKLQTAHLRNLKTGEASTLDITGLFVAIGQDPRTELVKGQLDLHDDGTIAVQGRTSKTSLAGVFAAGDVIDGTYRQAITAAGSGCVAAQDVEHYLADLNDAH is encoded by the coding sequence TTGACTGAAACCGCTCCCGCGTCCGAGAACATCCACGACGTCGTCATCATCGGCTCCGGGCCTGCCGGCTACACCGCCGCCATCTATACCGCCCGCGCCTCGCTGAACCCTGTGGTGTTCACGGGCTCAGTCACCGCCGGCGGCGAGCTGATGAACACGACCGACGTCGAGAACTTCCCGGGCTTCCCGGAGGGGATCCTCGGCCCCGAGCTGATGGGTCATCTCGAAGCGCAGGCCCGGCGTTTTGGTGCCGACATCCAGTACGAGGACGTCGTCGAAGCCGACCTGCAGGTGCAGCCCAAGAAGCTGACTCTCGGCAACGGTGACGTTCACTACGCCCGGTCCGTCATCCTCGCCACCGGATCCGCCTACCGCGAGCTGGGGCTCGACGGCGAAAAGCGTTTCTCCGGCCACGGCGTCAGCTGGTGCGCTACCTGCGACGGCTTTTTCTTCCGGGATCAGAACGTCGCGGTCGTCGGCGGTGGCGACTCCGCCATGGAGGAAGCCCTGTTCCTCACCAAGTTTGCTGATAAGGTCACCGTGATCCACCGTCGCGACGAGCTGCGAGCCTCCCAGATCATGGCCGATCGCGCCCTGCAGCACCCGAAAATCGAGTTCCTCTGGAACACCGGCGTCGAAGACCTCACCGGCGAGGACAAGCTGCAGACCGCACACCTGCGCAACCTGAAGACCGGGGAAGCCTCCACTCTGGATATCACCGGCCTCTTCGTCGCGATTGGCCAGGACCCCCGCACCGAATTGGTCAAGGGCCAGCTCGACCTCCATGACGACGGCACCATTGCAGTACAGGGTCGTACCTCCAAGACCTCTCTCGCAGGCGTCTTTGCTGCAGGCGACGTCATCGACGGAACCTACCGACAGGCCATCACCGCTGCCGGCTCCGGCTGTGTCGCTGCCCAGGACGTCGAGCACTACCTTGCCGACCTCAACGACGCCCACTGA
- a CDS encoding ParB/RepB/Spo0J family partition protein, translating to MPNPRQPRDVFNEEDMDELIASIREVGVLQPIVVRPTNSDHYELVMGERRWRASRAAGLMEIPVIIRHTADEDLLRDALLENIHRSELNPLEEAAAYEQLLRDFNCTQDELSERIGRSRPQISNTLRLMKLPPLVQRRVASGVLSAGHARALLGLQDEATMERVAQRVMNEGLSVRATEELVALTVNGTGIRRRATRVTPAQNERFEYLANTLTDELDTTVKISLGAKKGRIAIDFASVEDLNRIMDIIQPSKRASDS from the coding sequence GTGCCGAACCCGCGTCAGCCGCGTGACGTTTTCAACGAAGAAGACATGGACGAGCTCATCGCGTCCATCCGTGAAGTCGGCGTTCTGCAGCCAATAGTTGTAAGACCAACTAATAGCGACCACTATGAACTGGTGATGGGTGAACGTCGCTGGCGTGCCTCCCGGGCTGCCGGCCTGATGGAAATCCCGGTGATTATCCGCCATACGGCCGATGAGGATCTACTCAGGGACGCTCTTCTTGAGAACATACATCGTAGTGAGTTGAATCCTTTGGAAGAAGCTGCTGCCTACGAGCAGTTGCTGCGTGACTTCAACTGCACTCAAGATGAGCTTTCGGAACGTATCGGTCGGTCAAGACCGCAGATCTCCAATACCTTGCGACTGATGAAGTTGCCACCGTTGGTCCAGCGACGTGTTGCATCGGGTGTTTTGTCTGCCGGGCATGCGCGTGCACTGCTCGGACTGCAAGACGAGGCCACCATGGAGCGCGTTGCACAGCGCGTCATGAATGAAGGTCTATCGGTTCGGGCAACGGAAGAACTCGTCGCCCTGACGGTGAATGGTACTGGTATTCGACGTCGCGCTACGCGCGTGACGCCCGCTCAGAATGAGCGGTTCGAGTATCTAGCTAATACGCTGACCGATGAGCTGGATACGACGGTCAAGATCAGCCTCGGCGCGAAGAAGGGCAGAATTGCCATTGATTTTGCGTCCGTCGAGGATTTGAACCGCATCATGGATATCATTCAGCCTTCCAAGAGAGCCAGCGATTCCTGA